AAGACAGAGTAATAGTTGATTTATATTTGGTCCATCCATTTTTTCTCGAAATGAAATCAATTAACTTTTCCTTGGCCTGTTGATTGAGTGTAAATCTTGGTTGATCTCTGTTCTAGACCAGCTAATAATGCCGGTAATTCCAGTCCTAGTCCTTCTCTGTCTCCCAGCGCTGAGTGCCAGGCCAGGAAATATGAAAGACGACTACTGCTCCGGCCCCCCAGGGATTCCTGGAACCCCTGGGGTGCCTGGTCATAATGGGGCCAATGGAATTCAAGGAGAGAGAGGCCCAAAGGGGGAGAGAGGGGACCCCGGTCACCCTGGGATCCAAGGTAAGACATGCACCTTTCTACTATTTAGAAGGTGGTGaatatgatattaatattatcaTAGTAAGTTTGGGATTACATGTAAGATTCTGTCAGACAGTTTGTTGCTATGGAGCTTGTGATTGTTGTGAGCACATGAGACAAGAGTTCATTAAATTTGCTATCAGGACTCATTCTGTCAATGAGGCAATGACAATCTCAGCATTGATAAAATAACTTACGATAATGGAAGACCCAGCTAATTAAGCATATTTTATCCCACTGGCACATTAACACCCGTCGCTTCATACAACCTGTAGTTTTGTCACTTTTCCTGCTGTCAGAAATGTTAGTTTTTTTgtcttaattaaaatacatggaAATGTAAATGATGGCAGGGTCTTTGTTGGGCCTTCAGGAATTGCAGCAGGGATGGAGTCAAGCACCAATAGACTTTAAGATTACGTAAAACACTACTGTGTTTTCCTACATACCACATCTATCCCCTAATCACTCTGGTTCTGGTCATACTGTTAGGCAGCTTTTCTTTTTTGGTACTTTTTTGCTGAAAAGCTTTATGGAGTGGTAGCTTGCTTTCTAATAGCTAGCTAGGCTGTGGGGCTTGTTGTTATCGCTTGTTCTTGCTCCGGTTCAAAACAAACGAAGGAATCCATCTTCTTGACAGGGAATTCATGACAAGAAGTGTTCCTGTTTGCATACACATGCCTTGTTtctttcataaacctgtagcgCCAGGAAGGGTTTGCCTTTAAGTTGTCCATGTTGAGGGTCTCTGCCATTTTATGGCTGTAAATTCTCTGCATGATGCTCACTGTTCAAGTACAAATTCCCTGAGTTTGTCCGACTTTCTTTTTAAGTCAGTATCATGcctttttttgtcattttgccTTTCTTTCTTcattctttaaatttaaatttaatgagAAGGAACTCCTGGGGTTTATTGGAAAGCATGTGATATGTTCCATAATAGAACTACTATAGTCAGCATGAGGTTGATTAAAGTAAGATGTTCACATTAACTAATTACAAATTATCTACTCAGATTTATTGTTGTTTGGAGAAAAAGTaagtttataaacatttttaaaagatcatattcataaaaaattcatCTACAACCAAGAACTTGTGGAgatttttatacaatgtataccACTTCTGATGTACAACCCTCCCCAATTCTGCATTTCTTACAGGTGTGCAGGGCTTAATGGGACCACCAGGTGGCTCAGGTGAAAGAGGAAGAAGAGGTAAAAAAGGTTTCATTGGAGAAAAAGGACAGAAAGGAGAACTGGGGCGGATTGGGGTCGAAGGAAGACTAGGACCCAAAGGTCAGAAAGGTCAGAGCCAGtacatagttttaaaaatagctCAGACACAAATGAGTGTTAAAGATGATTTGATTGATGCATTACTGAAAACTCATAAAACTTTTAAGACTGATTTGTactatcaaatatttatacaatgaaagaaaaagtgagGAATCTCACAAGCCTCATACTCCCCCATTACTTGACAATAATAAACATAATCAATGACAAGGTATGCatcaaatacacaaaataacaaGAAATAAGGTACAAAAAAAGCTGGACCGACTGAAGGATGGATGGACAGACTAACTGACCAGTCAAACACATTATACTCCTTGCAACTTTGTTACGTGGAGTATAATTATGGTTCTATCAATATCTCCAAATAAAACCATCCAAAACAAAAGACCCACACCATTAAGTCACAGTATAATACAGTAATGCAATGGATGCAGAATGTTGTAGATATTGTCCCTCCATCATCATAGTATAAAGTTGTTCTATACTCTAATCAAGTATAGCAACATCTTAACAACAGTAGGGAAACATTCCAGTTATACCATAAAGGCATTTTTAAACATGGTTTGATCTGCCTGGTCCTTGTAGAGGCAAAAAAAAACATGgtacaaaaaaaagaattacaaaTAGAAAGCATTATACTTTACAACACAAACTGCTTAAGTATGACAGTATGAACTCTATTTCTAGGTGAGCCTGCAGTTCTGCCCCCTTCCATTGCATTTTCGGCCAGTAGAAGCTCCCCCCTGGGTCCTGTGCGGGAGGAGACCATCATTACCTACGACCAGGTGTTCCTTAACCTGGGCGACTCGTTCGACATCTTCTCCTCCCACTTTGTGTGTAAGGTCAATGGAACCTATCTGTTCACAGCCCACATATTGGGCACACAGAACAACGATGCCTACGCCTGGATCATGTTTAATGGTCAGCCCATGGTGCCCATGCACGGGGATCACCGGGCAGGGTATGGGACAGGGAGTAACACACTGATTTACCACTTGGTCCGAGATGACCATGTGTGGGTACAGCTGATGAAGAACTCCTCCCTACTTAATGACTACTCAACCTTTTCAGGCTATCTAATTTACAAAGATGTTTGATGTTACAACTgttaatttacatatttgtttaatgtGTGTATATTCTCTTTTTCTGGTGAGTTTGTaagcgtgtttgagagaaagaTGTGCAGAGAGAGAGTTAGAGTTTTACCTCTTATCATCACTGGATTTTTTATCTTCACTTGATGTATCTTCCACTTTTGGTTCAGTTTTTGGTGctaaaagaaattcaaaaactttgcaaaatcaaaaactatttttcaatCTCTCCTTGCTTTGAGGGAAGAGTTTAATTTGTCTTTTACATTATTCTTTCTGAATGTTTACCCCTATTCTCTGCTATGAATGTGTTATTAAGAATATgggaaaaatttgttaaacacTGATCACCATTCTCCTAGAGAAGAATAAAAACATCTTTATATAAATGCTCCTaaaacatatactagtatatgttttTTAAGGATTCTGCATAAAATTTGCTTTATCAGAGTGTATGTGATCAagattaaaaatcataattatacagTGTGACCAAGTTTTCActagagtttttaaaaaatatttacaactcTTACAGAAAATACAACTAATAAAACAGAATCTAGTTAAAacaaacacttatgccccctcccttggaaacaccCACAAAGAAATTGAACGTAAACTACaaataattagaatttttctaagtcataggggcataactctgtcaaaaattgcacaATCGTACCCAATATTAAACtggacctagatattatcatgataaatctgtatacaaaatttcatttcaatatgttcatcctctgcgaagaaaatgagcggaaactgcaaaaaactcacaggaatttttctacgtccaaggaccataactctgtcaaaaattgcttgatcatacccaaaattaaacttgacttagatattatttagataaacctgtataccgaatttcatattaatatgtgcatcctctgcaaagaaaataaaacataggtaatcacagattacaaagctcaccgagacgagacatcacccttatgagatttcacctttatgagaccatctttatcatattaaatgaaaatcatactttatgattttggatattcatggattctgttttgacacaatatcatatatcatctgttaaaaaattgtatgataatcatatgtttatatgttaatcaatacaataatataaacttaaattaaatattgcatcctatcatatttacaacatatatcatataatacaataaaataccataataaacaatgatgagatatgatattgtaacgtatgatatgacattgtattgtgttatacgttattgtatttgatcaaataatacaatatcataatatataaaacaatataatatagtattatattacaatatcatattacataatacatcataacattgaaacatatattatattgcataatatagtatgatattgtatgatactgtatcatttttgatacataatatgatattattacttattaggttagttactgactcactacggaaatatattgggttgatcaatctcatagatggcgaggcgaagccgagccgtctatgagattgatcaacccaatatatttccgtagtaggttagttactgactcactacggaaatatattgggttgatcaatctcatagatggcgaggcgaagccgagccgtctatgagattgatcaacccaatatatttccgtagtgagtcagtaactaacctaataagtgttttgttttcccgaggactatcaagagacatatttattcacaaatagcgatgatctacgtaaagccatgtacaagatgcccaacatctcgtccaatttaactcatttaaactcttcaaaattttcaatctcatctttcaaatattctttaaaaatccttgttttacccatgtttacttacaatgttttgttgctattcaattttaaatgtttcctccctttcctctgcagagatttgagcaaatttcgacgctgccattttgttctgctccagacaaaacaatgtgacgtcaatattctaagggcaactactctaattttaaagaatttcaaagggcaactactccaaatacattaagaacttacggcatgcggtttatgtattaaatactatgaaatgtcgaaatgagtaagcgaagcgtcgactaATGActgccatattgcctaatattatttctcacagaacaaatatagagatatatgaggcaatcacgtgctatgtttaaaccaatgaaaatgtgacatttcagtccaagggaaaacaatgtatcatatgatacaatataatttgatacaacattgtatcatatcaaatgatacaattttatgtgataaagtaaaatattatataatacaatattatattatacatatggtatcatatgatacaataatatattttacaatatcatacaatacaattttatgtgatgtgataaatatcatattataaaccaatatcatattatacaatatcgtatgatacgatattatataatataacagtatcatattatacaatttcatgtgatataattctctattacagaaactaatatcatattatgcaaaatcgtatgatacaatattatagaatatacaatatagtatcaatatacattattatattttgcaatatctgatgtaatagtatcatgtgattagaaaataaattaataatacaatataatattatacaatattgtatcataatatacaatactatacataacaatatcatgatacaatatcattacataaaatataaaaaaaaattatactatatcatatcgtatcatattagtttttataatattacatatgatattatattgtatcatatttaacaatatcgtttcataccatacaatactatatcataggaatcatgttatatcatatatcaacaaacacatttatctatcgagcaggtttgagtgaggtaggagatttctttagcatccttgataatggagatcaggctctgcacctgaagcaacctctgcgtttcatttataatatagttaaagcaactatgcaagctatcatctataaaacatgtgacctgttccaaaaaaactaaacctcatccagcatccgaaacctatgactaagattcagcattcaagcgtgtcaggtgcatcagtatacataagacgcatctccatgcaagtttggtgaagttcagaccagtaataactaagatatcatcatcagagggcactagaaattaaaaccttaacctgctccagcatctgcaacctatggctcagattcaacaatcatgcctgtcaggtgcatctgtatcataagacacaccatccattcaagtttggtgaagttaggacctgtaataactaagatatattttttagcatccttgatattggagatcaagctctgcatctgaagcttcctctgtcattcattcatactacagtttaatcaactatgcaagtttgaaaaagtactattatctattaaacatgtgacctgttccaaaaaacttaaccatatccagcatctgaaacctatggctcagattcagcattcaaacctgtcaggtgcatcagtatcataagacgcaccatccatggaagtctggtgaagttaggacaagtaataactaagatataatcatcagagggcacctgtttcaaaaactttaaccagctctaaaaaccttaacctccttccgCATCCGAAAcgtatggctcagattcagcattcaagcctgtctggtgcatcagtatcataagacacaccatctatggaagtctggtgaagtacggaccagcagtaacttagatattgctatcaaagggcacctgcaacaaaaactttaatcagctccaaaaaccttaacctcctccagcatccgaaacctatagctcagattcagcactcaagcctgtttggtgcatcagtatcataagacacaccatccatgcaagtttggtgaagtacggacctgcagtaacttagatattgctatcaaagggcacctgcaacaacaagaggcccatggggccacatcgctcacctgagcaacaattggcgttcaaaagatattgtgccatatggtccctcggtagaataacaaaaaataaatattgtcaagtattcgaattttacaattatttttgcatacacgtaatctttgacattgtaccttcatgaaatactattttttaccagaataagaaaatcctacgcaagatataaaactaaacatttggtaggggtacactgttaagttgttaacttccaattccctatattttcgttctgcccccccccccccccccccacacacacactttgtaaagcgatcaaaatatatga
This portion of the Magallana gigas chromosome 7, xbMagGiga1.1, whole genome shotgun sequence genome encodes:
- the LOC105320026 gene encoding complement C1q tumor necrosis factor-related protein 2 isoform X1, with the protein product MPVIPVLVLLCLPALSARPGNMKDDYCSGPPGIPGTPGVPGHNGANGIQGERGPKGERGDPGHPGIQGVQGLMGPPGGSGERGRRGKKGFIGEKGQKGELGRIGVEGRLGPKGQKGEPAVLPPSIAFSASRSSPLGPVREETIITYDQVFLNLGDSFDIFSSHFVCKVNGTYLFTAHILGTQNNDAYAWIMFNGQPMVPMHGDHRAGYGTGSNTLIYHLVRDDHVWVQLMKNSSLLNDYSTFSGYLIYKDV
- the LOC105320026 gene encoding complement C1q tumor necrosis factor-related protein 2 isoform X2 encodes the protein MPVIPVLVLLCLPALSARPGNMKDDYCSGPPGIPGTPGVPGHNGANGIQGERGPKGERGDPGHPGIQGVQGLMGPPGGSGERGRRGKKGFIGEKGQKGELGRIGVEGRLGPKGEPAVLPPSIAFSASRSSPLGPVREETIITYDQVFLNLGDSFDIFSSHFVCKVNGTYLFTAHILGTQNNDAYAWIMFNGQPMVPMHGDHRAGYGTGSNTLIYHLVRDDHVWVQLMKNSSLLNDYSTFSGYLIYKDV